One stretch of Eupeodes corollae chromosome 2, idEupCoro1.1, whole genome shotgun sequence DNA includes these proteins:
- the LOC129948117 gene encoding eukaryotic translation initiation factor 2 subunit 1: MVLTSRFYKEKYPEIDDVVMVNVRSIAEMGAYVHLLEYNNIEGMILLSELSRRRIRSINKLIRVGKTEPVVVIRVDKEKGYIDLSKRRVSTEDVVKCTERFAKAKAVNSILRHVADILGYDSNDVFEDLYQKTAWYFEEKYNNKTAAYDIFKQSVQDPSILDECGLDASTKEVLLQNIQRKLTSQAVKIRADIECSCYGYEGIDAVKAALKSGLDVSTEEMPIRINLIAPPLYVMTTSTTEKTDGLKALEVAIENIRKQIMENEGELKVIMPPKVVTAMDEADLQRRMERAEAENAEVDGDEDEEGEQEGMHFEGGEVNDDEDGEPNDEAEAEDEEK; the protein is encoded by the coding sequence ATGGTCCTCACCAGTCGATTCTACAAAGAAAAGTACCCAGAAATTGATGATGTTGTCATGGTTAACGTGCGGTCCATCGCCGAAATGGGTGCCTACGTCCATCTCTTGGAGTACAACAACATCGAAGGAATGATTTTGCTCTCTGAATTGTCCCGTCGTCGTATTCGTTCCATAAACAAACTCATTCGAGTTGGTAAGACAGAACCTGTTGTGGTAATTCGTGTGGACAAGGAGAAGGGTTACATAGATTTGTCAAAGAGACGTGTCTCCACCGAGGACGTCGTCAAGTGCACTGAGCGTTTTGCCAAAGCCAAAGCAGTCAATTCGATCCTTAGGCATGTCGCTGACATTCTTGGCTACGACTCTAATGATGTGTTCGAGGATTTGTACCAAAAGACGGCGTGGTACTTCGAGGAGAAGTACAACAACAAGACCGCTGCCTACGACATCTTCAAGCAGTCAGTGCAAGACCCCTCGATCCTCGATGAATGCGGCTTGGATGCTAGTACGAAGGAGGTGCTATTGCAGAACATCCAACGCAAACTGACATCGCAGGCGGTGAAGATTCGCGCAGACATCGAGTGCTCTTGTTATGGCTACGAAGGAATCGATGCTGTGAAGGCAGCTCTCAAGTCCGGTTTGGATGTGTCCACGGAAGAAATGCCAATTCGTATTAATCTCATTGCGCCACCTCTCTACGTCATGACCACTTCCACAACAGAGAAGACTGACGGTCTCAAGGCGCTGGAAGTTGCCATCGAAAACATTCGCAAGCAAATTATGGAGAACGAAGGTGAACTCAAGGTAATCATGCCCCCGAAGGTGGTTACAGCGATGGACGAAGCCGACTTACAGCGGCGTATGGAACGTGCCGAAGCCGAGAACGCCGAAGTCGATGGTGATGAGGACGAGGAGGGCGAACAAGAGGGTATGCATTTCGAAGGAGGTGAGGTCAATGATGATGAAGACGGCGAACCAAAcgatgaagccgaagctgaagacGAAGAAAAGTAA